From the genome of Glycine max cultivar Williams 82 chromosome 2, Glycine_max_v4.0, whole genome shotgun sequence, one region includes:
- the LOC100797024 gene encoding urease accessory protein F encodes MQVNEEHNKPCSDPFLQWSQWQLLDSLLPTGGFAHSFGLEAAVQCHLVSDSNDLKTFVIHILENTGSLLLPFVYSASMLPNLETWHKLDKILDATLTNEVGRKASISQGSALMRVASAVFSEVPSLKTMRDTSLGLGTVSFHHAPVFGLICGALGFDKTSSQRAYMFITMRDVISAATRLNLIGPLGAALLQHQVAPNAEVILEKWMNRAVDEACQTMPLLDTVQGCHGYLFSRLFSS; translated from the coding sequence ATGCAAGTAAATGAAGAACACAACAAACCTTGCTCAGACCCATTTTTACAGTGGAGTCAGTGGCAGTTGCTTGATTCTCTTTTACCTACGGGTGGATTTGCTCATTCTTTTGGCCTTGAAGCAGCAGTTCAGTGCCACTTAGTGTCTGATTCCAATGACCTTAAGACATTTGTTATCCATATATTGGAGAATACAGGAAGCTTACTCCTTCCTTTTGTGTACTCAGCTTCCATGTTGCCCaatttagaaacttggcataagCTTGACAAAATATTGGATGCTACCCTAACTAATGAAGTGGGTCGAAAGGCATCAATCTCGCAAGGATCTGCATTAATGAGGGTGGCCTCAGCTGTGTTTTCTGAGGTCCCCTCCCTCAAAACCATGAGAGATACTTCTCTGGGTTTAGGGACTGTATCTTTTCATCATGCTCCTGTATTTGGACTTATATGTGGAGCACTAGGATTTGATAAAACTAGTTCTCAGAGAGCTTACATGTTCATCACAATGAGAGACGTGATTTCTGCTGCTACAAGGCTAAATTTGATAGGACCCCTTGGTGCAGCATTGTTGCAGCATCAGGTTGCCCCTAATGCTGAAGTTATATTAGAAAAATGGATGAATCGAGCTGTTGACGAAGCATGCCAAACTATGCCTCTGTTAGATACTGTGCAGGGCTGCCATGGTTACTTGTTTTCAAGATTGTTTTCATCTTAG
- the LOC102665510 gene encoding uncharacterized protein has protein sequence MGFGTLSLSVVVRFEATNFNGLPPSRSSNSLPHLSFTKPSWVVRTESNVRKKRRKKPDPHCVVCEGSGRVDCHQCHGKGRTNQVHLEMLPKGEWPKWCRTCGGSGLSYCSRCLGTGEYRYIMGFQFMNRDNNQSQENKS, from the coding sequence ATGGGTTTTGGGACACTGAGTTTATCCGTGGTGGTCCGATTTGAGGCCACTAATTTCAATGGTTTGCCCCCATCTCGGTCGTCCAATTCGTTGCCTCATCTCTCGTTCACAAAGCCATCTTGGGTTGTGAGAACGGAGTCTAATGTtcggaagaaaagaagaaagaagccaGATCCGCATTGCGTGGTATGTGAGGGGAGTGGAAGAGTTGATTGTCACCAGTGTCATGGAAAGGGGAGGACAAACCAGGTTCATTTGGAAATGCTCCCGAAAGGTGAATGGCCAAAATGGTGTAGGACTTGTGGTGGAAGCGGTCTTAGTTACTGCTCCCGCTGCCTTGGGACTGGAGAGTATAGGTATATCATGGGCTTCCAGTTCATGAACAGGGACAATAATCAATCCCAAGAAAACAAGtcttag